From a single Gemmatimonadaceae bacterium genomic region:
- a CDS encoding HlyD family efflux transporter periplasmic adaptor subunit produces MATTPSRRAAPAEVPRDILSDHEHLESAKLLVTPASHRLFYRIVIGTLVVFVASMFLPWQQFVEGKGEVTAFSPADRPQVVPSTIGGRIVEWYVQEGQVVKAGDPLLRITEVKDDYLDPQTIDRYNEQLTGKSSAVTSKREKVRQLELQIGLLERNLRLGEQKARTKVAQYEADVRAAVIDSATALAQWQRQQALLDQELVRLTDVENARVKYQNAVAKLQEKRQALQAAQIELDGVAVDYGEKIAKARSEAAATMAEVGEGSADVAKLRQNVRNLEIRNGFYVVRAPQAGTIVRAARAGIGEQLKEGETVVTIMPAAAQQAVALLVKPMDVPLLSVGRKVRLQFDGWPALQFAGWPSVSVGTFGGTVAVIDRVPDAAGQFRVLVVPDSTEEAWPRQLRLGSGVLGWAMLDQVRVGFELWRRVNGFPPSLRQPSDDAFGGAKSGTK; encoded by the coding sequence ATGGCCACCACACCATCCCGCCGCGCCGCGCCGGCCGAGGTGCCGCGCGACATCCTCAGCGACCACGAGCACCTCGAGTCGGCGAAGCTCCTCGTCACGCCCGCGTCGCACCGGCTCTTCTACCGCATCGTGATCGGCACGCTCGTCGTGTTCGTCGCGTCGATGTTCCTGCCCTGGCAGCAGTTCGTCGAGGGCAAGGGTGAGGTCACGGCCTTCTCGCCGGCGGATCGCCCGCAGGTGGTGCCGTCGACCATCGGGGGACGGATCGTCGAGTGGTACGTGCAGGAGGGGCAGGTGGTGAAGGCGGGGGACCCGCTGCTGCGCATCACCGAGGTGAAGGACGACTACCTCGACCCGCAGACCATCGACCGCTACAACGAGCAGCTCACCGGCAAGTCGTCGGCCGTGACGTCGAAGCGGGAGAAGGTGCGCCAGCTCGAGCTGCAGATCGGGCTGCTGGAGCGGAACCTGCGCCTGGGTGAGCAGAAGGCGCGCACCAAGGTGGCGCAGTACGAGGCCGACGTGCGGGCCGCGGTGATCGACTCCGCCACTGCGCTGGCCCAGTGGCAGCGCCAGCAGGCCCTGCTCGACCAGGAGCTGGTGCGCCTCACCGACGTGGAGAACGCGCGCGTCAAGTACCAGAACGCGGTGGCGAAGCTGCAGGAGAAGCGCCAGGCGCTGCAGGCCGCGCAGATCGAGCTGGATGGCGTGGCAGTGGACTATGGCGAGAAGATCGCGAAGGCGCGCTCCGAGGCCGCCGCGACGATGGCCGAGGTGGGCGAGGGCTCGGCGGACGTGGCGAAACTGCGGCAGAACGTGCGCAACCTCGAGATCCGCAACGGGTTCTACGTGGTCCGCGCGCCGCAGGCCGGCACCATCGTGCGCGCCGCGCGCGCGGGCATCGGCGAGCAGCTGAAGGAAGGGGAGACGGTGGTGACGATCATGCCGGCGGCGGCGCAGCAGGCGGTGGCGCTGCTGGTGAAGCCGATGGACGTGCCGCTGCTCAGCGTGGGCCGCAAGGTGCGCCTGCAGTTCGATGGCTGGCCGGCGCTGCAGTTCGCCGGCTGGCCGAGCGTGAGCGTGGGCACCTTTGGCGGCACGGTGGCGGTGATCGACCGGGTGCCCGATGCCGCCGGCCAGTTCCGCGTGCTGGTGGTGCCCGATTCCACCGAGGAGGCCTGGCCGCGGCAGCTCCGACTGGGCTCGGGGGTGCTGGGCTGGGCGATGCTCGACCAGGTGCGGGTGGGCTTCGAACTGTGGCGTCGTGTGAACGGGTTCCCGCCGTCGCTGCGCCAGCCGAGCGACGATGCGTTCGGCGGTGCGAAATCGGGGACGAAGTGA